In the Campylobacteraceae bacterium genome, one interval contains:
- a CDS encoding entericidin EcnAB yields MKSILFISMALFLSISLSSCATWKGIKKDSSSAWKSTKDKSVEIYDSVKDSVSSEEEAK; encoded by the coding sequence ATGAAAAGTATTTTATTTATAAGCATGGCTTTATTTCTTAGTATATCTTTAAGCTCTTGTGCAACGTGGAAGGGTATTAAAAAAGACAGTTCTTCCGCTTGGAAAAGTACAAAAGATAAGTCTGTAGAAATTTATGACTCGGTTAAAGATTCAGTAAGCAGTGAAGAAGAAGCAAAATAG
- a CDS encoding multicopper oxidase domain-containing protein translates to MKRRIFVKLGILSSLSASLYAKEKNSVRFYKTFSQALLIPPLAKFSVLKDGTKEFNLNLQEGEVSFLQGAKTKTYGINGNFLGPTIKVEKNDTIKINVKNSLKEESVIHWHGLHLEGHNDGGPNRSIKKNTSWSTTFKIQQRAATYWYHPHTHEKTGAQTYKGLAGLFIIEDEDSKKANLPKEYGVDDIPLVIQDRRFDKNAQFVYKYSMHDEMMGVKGKVFLVNGVNAPYVDVSPKTIRLRILNGSNARFYSLVFSNKQDFYQIAGDASFLEKPLKIRKLLLAPGERAEILVDLSSLKNTSIYLGDGLSNKALIKINIKNENKQNFILPSRLTTIHEYSNIRKEKALRIRHFSLDMRMMWMGINGKQMDMSYINEKIILGETEIWRIKNNKEMPHPFHIHGCSFKVLSRNNKGIFPNETALKDTVVVYGEETLDLLVQFNYKASKEYPFMYHCHILEHEDAGMMGQFTVEEA, encoded by the coding sequence ATGAAAAGACGTATTTTTGTCAAATTGGGTATTTTATCTTCTTTATCTGCAAGCTTATATGCAAAAGAAAAGAACAGTGTTCGTTTTTATAAAACATTTTCACAAGCACTTCTTATTCCTCCTCTTGCAAAATTCAGTGTTTTAAAAGATGGCACAAAAGAATTTAATTTAAATTTACAAGAAGGAGAAGTCTCTTTTTTACAAGGAGCTAAAACCAAAACTTACGGCATTAATGGTAATTTTTTAGGCCCAACTATTAAAGTAGAAAAAAACGATACCATTAAAATCAATGTGAAAAACTCTTTAAAAGAAGAAAGTGTAATTCACTGGCATGGTTTACACTTAGAAGGGCATAATGATGGAGGCCCAAATAGAAGTATTAAAAAAAATACTTCTTGGAGCACTACTTTTAAAATACAACAGCGAGCTGCTACTTATTGGTACCATCCCCATACTCATGAAAAAACAGGAGCACAAACATATAAAGGCCTTGCTGGTTTATTTATCATTGAAGATGAAGACTCAAAAAAAGCAAATTTACCAAAAGAATATGGAGTAGATGATATACCCCTAGTAATACAAGACAGACGTTTTGATAAAAATGCCCAGTTTGTTTACAAATACTCAATGCATGATGAAATGATGGGAGTTAAAGGAAAGGTTTTTTTAGTTAATGGTGTTAATGCGCCTTATGTAGATGTCTCTCCTAAAACAATACGCTTAAGAATATTAAATGGTTCAAATGCCAGATTTTATTCTTTGGTTTTTTCCAATAAACAAGACTTTTACCAAATAGCAGGAGATGCCAGTTTTTTAGAAAAACCCTTAAAAATAAGGAAATTATTATTAGCCCCAGGCGAACGTGCAGAAATACTAGTTGATTTAAGTAGCTTAAAAAATACCAGTATTTATCTAGGAGATGGTTTAAGCAATAAAGCCTTAATAAAAATCAATATTAAAAATGAGAACAAACAGAATTTTATTTTACCATCACGCTTAACTACTATACATGAATACTCTAATATTAGAAAAGAAAAAGCTTTGAGAATTAGACACTTTTCATTGGATATGAGAATGATGTGGATGGGAATTAATGGTAAACAAATGGATATGTCTTATATTAATGAAAAAATAATTCTAGGAGAAACAGAAATTTGGCGTATTAAAAACAATAAAGAAATGCCTCACCCTTTTCATATTCATGGTTGTAGTTTCAAAGTACTTTCAAGAAATAATAAGGGTATTTTTCCTAATGAAACTGCATTAAAAGATACGGTAGTAGTTTATGGGGAAGAAACACTTGATTTATTAGTGCAGTTTAATTATAAAGCAAGTAAAGAATATCCTTTTATGTATCACTGTCATATTCTGGAACATGAAGATGCAGGAATGATGGGACAATTTACAGTAGAAGAAGCTTAA
- a CDS encoding glyoxylate/hydroxypyruvate reductase A — translation MKHLIVFVSSLEEEVNILWLEHLKPVFKNYEIVLFKDLKEENYKQIEVAIVANPNVQELLNLKNLKWVQSLWAGVEKLVNEIEATDFNISRMIDKNMSDVMSDSVLAWSFYLYKDMPLYKKQQNQTLWIEHEIKEKSEITITVLGLGELGLASALKLKYNGFNVKSWSRSKKEIEGISTYCGNDALEELLKQSDILISLLPLSKETKNLFDQKKLKLLKKNASVINFSRAAIFDYKALALLLDKKHLKHAVLDVFEEEPLAKESFLWKHEDITILPHISAPTNKKTASRIAYENINEYFVNNKEPLFVDKNKGY, via the coding sequence ATGAAACATCTTATTGTTTTTGTATCTTCATTAGAGGAAGAAGTAAATATTTTGTGGTTAGAACACTTAAAACCTGTATTTAAAAACTATGAAATAGTTTTGTTCAAAGATTTAAAAGAAGAAAATTATAAGCAGATAGAAGTAGCTATTGTTGCTAATCCCAATGTTCAAGAATTACTAAATTTAAAAAACTTGAAATGGGTTCAAAGTTTATGGGCAGGGGTTGAAAAACTAGTGAATGAGATTGAGGCAACAGATTTTAATATATCACGAATGATTGATAAAAACATGAGTGACGTTATGAGTGATTCGGTTCTTGCTTGGAGCTTTTATCTATATAAAGATATGCCCTTGTATAAAAAACAGCAAAATCAAACTCTATGGATTGAACATGAGATAAAAGAAAAAAGTGAGATTACAATTACTGTTTTAGGACTTGGAGAATTAGGTCTTGCTTCTGCTTTAAAATTAAAATACAATGGTTTTAATGTAAAATCATGGAGTAGAAGTAAAAAAGAAATAGAAGGTATTTCTACTTATTGTGGAAATGATGCGTTGGAAGAGCTTTTAAAACAAAGCGATATTCTAATTTCTTTATTGCCCTTAAGCAAAGAAACAAAAAACTTATTCGATCAAAAAAAATTAAAACTATTAAAGAAAAATGCTTCTGTAATTAATTTTTCCAGAGCTGCTATTTTTGATTATAAAGCACTGGCTTTGTTGTTAGATAAAAAACATTTAAAACATGCGGTGTTAGATGTATTTGAAGAAGAACCCTTAGCTAAAGAATCTTTTTTATGGAAACATGAAGATATTACAATTTTGCCTCACATTTCAGCACCTACGAATAAAAAAACAGCTTCAAGAATTGCGTATGAGAATATAAATGAGTATTTTGTAAATAACAAAGAGCCTTTATTTGTGGATAAAAATAAAGGCTATTAG
- the fumC gene encoding class II fumarate hydratase has translation MDYRIEKDTMGEIQVPINKYWAAQTQRSIENFPIGDEKMPKEVVIGFAYLKKACAIVNNKLERLDSTKCKAISQACDEVIDGKLDENFPLVVWQTGSGTQSNMNMNEVVSSRASEILGDDFRVKKSIHPNDDVNKGQSSNDTYPTAMRVAFVLEIEKNLLPSIHLLKATFETKVKEFENVVKIGRTHLQDATPLTLGQMLSAYVDMLDKGLSQIDDAIKYILELAIGGTAVGTGLNSHPDFSPLVSAVLNDITKTSYTFKSHPNKFHALTSHDGEVVLSGALNALAANLMKIANDIRWLSSGPRCGIGELNIPANEPGSSIMPGKVNPTQSEAMTMVAVQVMGNHTCVSIAASQGNFELNVFKPVIAYNILQSIRLLSDTMKAFNDKCAVGIEANEKNIDKYLNESLMLVTALNPYIGYENAALIAKTAHKNNTTLKEEAVALNLLSAEDFDKYIKPKEMTSAKA, from the coding sequence ATGGATTACAGAATAGAAAAAGATACTATGGGAGAAATCCAAGTACCTATTAATAAGTACTGGGCAGCTCAAACACAAAGAAGTATTGAAAACTTTCCTATTGGCGATGAGAAAATGCCAAAAGAAGTTGTTATTGGTTTTGCTTATTTAAAAAAAGCCTGCGCTATTGTTAATAATAAATTAGAACGTTTAGATTCTACTAAATGTAAAGCAATTTCACAAGCGTGTGATGAAGTAATTGATGGAAAACTTGATGAAAACTTTCCTTTAGTTGTATGGCAAACGGGTTCTGGAACACAATCCAATATGAATATGAATGAAGTTGTATCTTCACGTGCCAGTGAAATTTTAGGAGATGATTTTAGAGTTAAAAAAAGCATTCATCCAAATGATGATGTAAATAAAGGTCAAAGTTCAAACGATACTTATCCTACTGCTATGAGAGTAGCTTTTGTATTAGAAATTGAAAAAAACCTACTTCCTTCTATTCATTTATTAAAAGCAACTTTCGAGACAAAAGTAAAAGAATTTGAAAATGTTGTTAAAATTGGACGTACTCACTTGCAAGATGCAACACCTTTAACCCTTGGACAAATGTTAAGTGCTTATGTTGATATGTTAGATAAAGGTTTAAGTCAAATTGATGATGCTATTAAATATATCCTGGAGCTTGCAATTGGAGGAACAGCTGTTGGAACTGGTCTTAATTCTCATCCTGATTTTTCACCTCTGGTAAGTGCTGTTTTAAATGACATTACAAAAACATCTTATACTTTTAAATCTCACCCTAATAAATTTCATGCTTTAACTTCTCATGATGGAGAAGTAGTTTTAAGTGGAGCATTAAATGCCCTAGCCGCCAATTTAATGAAAATAGCCAATGATATTAGATGGTTAAGTTCAGGCCCTAGATGTGGAATTGGGGAGCTTAATATTCCTGCAAATGAGCCAGGTTCTTCTATTATGCCAGGAAAAGTTAATCCTACACAAAGTGAAGCTATGACTATGGTAGCTGTTCAAGTTATGGGAAATCATACTTGTGTATCTATTGCAGCTTCTCAAGGAAACTTTGAGCTTAATGTATTTAAACCTGTAATTGCTTATAATATCTTACAATCCATTAGATTGTTAAGTGATACAATGAAAGCCTTTAATGATAAATGTGCAGTTGGTATTGAAGCCAATGAAAAAAATATTGATAAGTATTTAAATGAGTCTTTAATGTTAGTTACAGCTTTAAATCCTTATATTGGATATGAAAATGCAGCCCTAATTGCTAAAACTGCCCATAAAAACAATACAACACTAAAAGAAGAAGCGGTAGCTTTAAATCTTTTAAGTGCAGAAGATTTTGATAAATATATCAAACCAAAAGAAATGACCTCAGCAAAAGCCTAA
- a CDS encoding DUF445 domain-containing protein, which yields MNKSFLANALALALIFIGFYLDNNIVYMVGLFAFSGAITNALAIHMLFEKVPFLYGSGVVENRFEEFKVGIHSLMMNEFFTKENLKRFFEDEINEKKEVFNLEGVLEKTDLSPAFISLKQAVVESSFGGMLQMLGGEAALDPLKEPFIEKLKISIIEISKENSFQEALHASISTKDISDDIYEKVSNIVNKRLEELSPKMVKEIIQKMIKEHLGWLVVWGAVFGGLIGFITTLIK from the coding sequence ATGAATAAATCGTTTTTAGCAAATGCTCTTGCTTTGGCTCTAATTTTTATTGGATTTTATTTGGATAATAATATTGTTTATATGGTGGGCTTATTTGCATTTTCTGGGGCAATTACAAATGCACTTGCTATTCATATGTTATTTGAGAAAGTTCCTTTTTTATATGGATCTGGTGTAGTTGAGAACAGATTTGAAGAGTTTAAAGTAGGAATTCATTCTTTAATGATGAATGAATTTTTTACTAAAGAGAATTTAAAACGTTTTTTTGAAGATGAAATCAATGAAAAAAAAGAAGTTTTTAATTTAGAAGGCGTTTTAGAAAAAACAGATTTAAGCCCTGCTTTTATTTCTTTGAAACAAGCAGTCGTTGAATCTTCTTTTGGTGGAATGTTGCAAATGTTGGGAGGAGAAGCCGCATTAGATCCTCTCAAAGAGCCCTTTATTGAGAAGTTGAAAATATCTATTATTGAAATTTCTAAAGAAAATTCTTTTCAAGAAGCTTTACATGCAAGTATATCTACAAAAGATATTAGTGATGATATTTACGAAAAAGTTTCTAATATTGTAAATAAACGTTTAGAAGAGTTAAGTCCCAAAATGGTTAAAGAAATCATTCAAAAAATGATAAAAGAACATTTGGGATGGTTAGTTGTTTGGGGTGCCGTTTTTGGTGGTTTAATTGGATTTATTACTACTTTAATTAAATAG
- a CDS encoding VOC family protein, giving the protein MKSIFHLAYNVRNLDDAREFYVNTLGCKEGRSAATWIDLDFFGHQLSLHIGEPFLTKTTGKVGEHIVPMPHLGIILQYKDWQNLAKKLEEKKTNFVIKPVLRFEGLPGEQYTMFFKDPFGNPIEAKGFKDLSKVFDS; this is encoded by the coding sequence ATGAAATCAATTTTTCACTTAGCATATAATGTAAGAAACCTAGATGACGCAAGAGAGTTTTATGTCAATACTTTAGGCTGTAAAGAAGGAAGATCTGCAGCTACGTGGATAGACTTGGATTTTTTTGGACATCAATTGTCTTTACATATAGGAGAACCTTTTCTTACTAAAACAACAGGCAAAGTAGGAGAACATATTGTTCCTATGCCTCATTTAGGAATTATTCTTCAATACAAAGATTGGCAAAATTTAGCAAAAAAACTAGAAGAAAAAAAGACGAATTTTGTAATAAAACCAGTACTTCGTTTTGAAGGTTTACCAGGAGAACAATATACTATGTTTTTTAAAGATCCTTTTGGAAATCCAATTGAAGCAAAAGGTTTTAAGGATTTATCAAAAGTTTTTGATTCATGA
- a CDS encoding lysophospholipid acyltransferase family protein: protein MIDLEYEIKKKFPKLDIESSFIKKSLIKIAKKLIHEDYINEFLLENAHLKGLEFVDAVLDDFDFDYVVSSNDLQNIPSTGKLVIIANHPLGGLDALCLLKLISSIRKDVKIVANDFLAGIEALSSLFIPINNYKNRQSKKSIQEIYAALNNEEVIIVFPAGEVSRASAKGIQDPAWSKGFLNFARHSNSPILPIFLDGKNSKVFYTMSIINKSLSTLLLSNEMFKNKSKNIDIKIGQIIPNENINPKGLSPKYLISLYKKHLYALKKGKKSYFLTQKAIAHPQKRKALLHELKSAQLLGKTGDGKKIYLYDYIHDSIVLKELGRLRELTFRKVGEGINKKSDTDKYDIYYQHIILWDEEELEIVGSYRIGNGAFIYKNIGADGFYSNTLFKYKKEMFPYLEDSIELGRSFVQPKYWGTRALDYLWYGIGSYLHANPQIKYMYGPVSISNSYPGIAKDMIVFYYSHYFKAKEELVESKLSYQYGNDISYFKDLFVLNDRKADFKILKSSLSTIGVSIPTLYKQYGDLCIEEGVSFHGFNIDENFSDCIDGFILVEIDKIKESQRKRYIK, encoded by the coding sequence ATGATTGACCTAGAATATGAAATTAAAAAGAAGTTTCCAAAATTAGACATTGAATCTTCTTTTATAAAAAAATCACTTATTAAAATTGCAAAAAAATTAATCCATGAAGATTATATTAATGAATTTTTATTAGAAAATGCCCACCTTAAAGGTTTGGAATTTGTAGATGCTGTATTAGATGATTTTGATTTTGATTATGTAGTATCTTCAAATGACTTACAAAATATACCAAGTACTGGAAAACTGGTAATCATTGCAAATCATCCTTTAGGTGGTTTGGATGCTTTATGTTTGTTAAAACTAATCTCCTCTATTAGAAAAGATGTAAAAATTGTTGCTAATGATTTTTTAGCGGGCATTGAAGCACTTTCTTCTTTGTTCATTCCCATTAACAATTATAAAAACAGACAAAGTAAAAAATCCATTCAAGAAATATATGCTGCTTTAAACAATGAAGAAGTTATTATTGTTTTTCCAGCAGGAGAAGTAAGTAGGGCCAGTGCAAAAGGAATTCAAGATCCTGCTTGGTCGAAAGGATTTTTAAATTTTGCCAGACATTCTAATTCTCCTATTCTACCAATCTTTTTAGATGGAAAAAACTCTAAAGTTTTTTATACTATGAGTATTATTAATAAAAGTCTTTCTACTTTATTATTATCAAATGAAATGTTTAAAAACAAATCAAAAAATATTGATATCAAAATTGGACAAATTATTCCCAATGAAAATATTAACCCAAAAGGACTTAGTCCTAAATACCTAATTTCTTTATATAAAAAACATCTTTATGCCCTTAAAAAAGGAAAAAAATCTTATTTTCTTACTCAAAAAGCCATTGCTCATCCTCAAAAAAGAAAAGCACTTTTACATGAATTAAAATCTGCCCAACTTTTAGGAAAAACAGGTGATGGAAAAAAAATCTATCTTTACGATTATATTCATGACAGTATTGTATTAAAAGAACTGGGACGTTTAAGAGAGCTTACGTTTAGAAAAGTAGGTGAAGGTATTAATAAAAAAAGCGATACAGATAAATACGATATTTATTACCAGCATATAATTTTATGGGATGAAGAAGAATTAGAAATTGTGGGTTCGTATAGAATTGGGAATGGTGCTTTTATTTATAAAAACATTGGAGCAGATGGTTTTTATTCCAATACCTTATTTAAATATAAAAAAGAAATGTTTCCTTATTTAGAAGACTCAATAGAATTAGGAAGAAGTTTTGTACAGCCCAAATATTGGGGTACTAGAGCGTTAGATTATCTTTGGTATGGCATTGGTTCTTATTTACATGCAAACCCACAAATTAAGTATATGTATGGGCCTGTTAGTATCTCAAATTCTTATCCAGGCATTGCAAAAGACATGATTGTTTTTTATTATTCGCACTACTTTAAAGCCAAAGAAGAATTAGTTGAATCAAAACTATCCTACCAATATGGAAATGATATTTCTTATTTTAAAGATCTTTTTGTTTTAAATGATAGAAAAGCAGATTTTAAAATTTTGAAATCATCTTTAAGTACTATTGGAGTGAGTATTCCTACTTTGTACAAACAGTATGGGGATTTATGTATTGAAGAAGGGGTTAGTTTTCATGGATTTAATATTGATGAAAATTTCTCCGATTGCATAGATGGATTTATTCTAGTAGAAATAGATAAAATCAAAGAATCACAAAGAAAAAGATATATTAAGTAA
- a CDS encoding DEAD/DEAH box helicase, with amino-acid sequence MNNLYHFFSNKNDCELLIVSDDKEAQVAKDILEFKGKKPFVLADFRANYGDDLLSFSEELQVITNVLQDYYSYKKQNKVLIVPLRTASYAMPKEKCFDSFEIEFASTINIKELKNKLFNWGYYFVDIVTSEGEVSIRGDIIDICPLGVSKGFRVSLFDDEVESIRYFDIEDQKSLKEELPSFSISPAFLALSEDDLDALNEEIQKIDNDAFIKDIHSLGFWYLNDLGEYLPSKLTSYVTYNALDELEEAYIFEAKRIAKEKFLTLPKIPKTNNYKHIEAANVKEFISFHSDKKITIISSSEAKIKSHDLDLNDKNITYSFNPFIINILSNDEVVISLNKEIKKRRKKRVKLVLDELKVGDFVVHESHGIGQYTGIKPVVVMGSKRDFVIVKYAGEDILLIPVENIDLIDRYVVDGSSYATLDKLGKGSFAKLKDKVRDKLFAIANDIIKLAAARELINGIKIPTPHEAIKNFQLSAGFDYTKDQTRSINEMFEDLSSGRVMDRLLSGDVGFGKTEVAMNGLLSTLLNKNQAIFVCPTTLLCAQHYVGIKQRLSPLGFSVEKLDGRTSAKDKTRIKKLLESGDIDLVIGTHSLLGIKAKNLGLVIIDEEHKFGVKQKEKLKELRDDVHIYSMSATPIPRTLNLALSKLKGMSSLLTAPSERIGVRTFVKEFSDKLIKEIVLREKRRGGQIFFVHNNIASMQAKKEDLEDIIPNIKIEIIHSKISAAQSEKILADFTVGKFDILLATSIIESGLHLPNANSIIIDGADRFGIADLHQLRGRVGRGHKEGFCYFLVEDKKTITQDAIKRLLALESNSYLGSGTALAHQDLEIRGGGNIIGEAQSGHIKQIGYGLYLKMLEEALASLGGDKKPTKENVDIKLSISAFISGDYIAEDRVRLELYRRLSKATSKDAVYLIQDEMEDRFGKLDLPSKQFIELIIIKIMALNLDIKTIMSYEMNITFIDTNNIKTTIKSKSRDDDDLIITTLQYLRKKEKTAV; translated from the coding sequence GTGAATAATCTATATCACTTTTTTTCCAATAAAAACGACTGTGAACTCTTAATTGTTAGTGATGACAAAGAAGCGCAAGTTGCAAAAGACATTCTTGAATTTAAAGGAAAAAAGCCTTTTGTATTAGCCGATTTCAGAGCCAATTATGGAGATGATTTACTGTCTTTTTCTGAAGAACTGCAGGTTATTACTAATGTTCTTCAAGATTATTATTCTTATAAAAAACAAAACAAAGTGCTTATTGTTCCTTTACGAACAGCTTCTTATGCCATGCCTAAAGAAAAGTGTTTTGATTCTTTTGAAATTGAATTCGCTTCTACCATTAATATAAAAGAATTAAAAAACAAACTCTTTAACTGGGGATATTATTTTGTAGATATTGTTACAAGTGAAGGCGAAGTCTCTATTAGAGGAGATATTATTGATATCTGTCCTTTAGGGGTAAGTAAGGGTTTTAGAGTTTCTTTATTTGATGATGAAGTAGAATCTATTAGATACTTTGATATAGAAGACCAAAAATCACTAAAAGAAGAATTGCCTTCTTTTTCTATCAGTCCAGCTTTTTTGGCCCTAAGTGAAGACGACTTAGATGCTTTAAATGAAGAAATACAAAAAATAGACAATGATGCGTTTATAAAAGATATTCATTCTTTGGGTTTTTGGTATTTAAATGATTTGGGAGAGTATTTACCTTCTAAATTAACTTCTTATGTTACGTATAATGCTTTGGATGAATTAGAAGAAGCCTATATCTTTGAAGCAAAAAGAATAGCTAAAGAGAAGTTTTTAACCCTTCCTAAAATCCCTAAAACAAATAATTACAAACATATTGAAGCTGCCAATGTAAAAGAATTTATTTCTTTTCACAGCGATAAAAAAATCACTATAATTTCAAGTTCTGAAGCTAAGATTAAAAGTCATGATTTGGATTTGAATGATAAAAATATTACTTATTCTTTTAATCCTTTTATTATTAATATTCTAAGTAATGATGAAGTTGTAATTTCATTAAACAAAGAAATAAAAAAACGAAGAAAAAAACGGGTTAAATTAGTACTAGATGAACTTAAAGTAGGCGATTTTGTAGTTCATGAAAGTCATGGAATAGGGCAATATACAGGTATTAAACCAGTAGTAGTAATGGGTTCTAAAAGAGATTTTGTTATTGTTAAGTATGCAGGCGAAGATATATTATTAATACCTGTTGAGAATATTGATTTAATTGACAGATATGTTGTAGATGGAAGTTCTTATGCTACGCTTGACAAACTTGGAAAAGGAAGTTTTGCTAAATTAAAAGACAAAGTAAGAGATAAACTTTTTGCCATTGCAAATGATATTATTAAACTAGCAGCGGCAAGAGAACTGATCAATGGAATTAAAATTCCAACCCCACATGAAGCGATTAAAAACTTTCAATTAAGTGCGGGTTTTGATTATACAAAAGATCAAACACGCTCAATTAATGAAATGTTTGAAGATTTATCCTCTGGTAGAGTAATGGACCGCTTATTATCAGGAGATGTTGGTTTTGGAAAAACAGAAGTTGCAATGAATGGTTTATTAAGCACACTTTTAAATAAGAATCAAGCGATTTTTGTTTGTCCTACAACGCTATTGTGTGCACAACATTATGTTGGTATAAAACAGAGGCTTTCTCCTTTAGGTTTTAGTGTAGAAAAACTGGATGGAAGAACATCTGCTAAAGATAAAACACGTATTAAAAAACTACTTGAATCAGGGGATATAGATTTAGTAATTGGTACTCATTCTCTCTTAGGAATAAAAGCTAAGAACTTAGGTCTTGTTATTATTGATGAAGAACATAAATTTGGGGTAAAACAAAAAGAAAAATTAAAAGAACTAAGAGATGATGTTCATATTTATTCTATGAGTGCAACCCCAATTCCAAGAACGCTAAATTTAGCATTATCAAAACTAAAAGGAATGAGCTCCCTTCTTACAGCACCAAGTGAACGAATTGGAGTTCGTACTTTTGTTAAAGAATTCTCAGACAAACTCATTAAAGAAATTGTTTTAAGAGAAAAAAGAAGAGGGGGACAAATCTTTTTTGTTCATAATAATATAGCTTCTATGCAAGCTAAAAAAGAAGACTTAGAAGATATTATTCCTAATATTAAAATAGAAATTATTCATTCAAAAATAAGCGCAGCGCAAAGTGAAAAAATCCTAGCAGATTTTACCGTAGGTAAATTTGACATATTATTAGCTACGTCTATTATTGAGTCAGGACTTCATTTGCCCAATGCAAATTCTATTATTATTGATGGAGCAGACAGATTTGGAATTGCAGATTTACATCAATTAAGAGGTCGTGTTGGGCGTGGACACAAAGAAGGTTTTTGTTATTTTTTAGTAGAAGATAAAAAAACTATTACACAAGATGCTATTAAAAGATTATTAGCACTGGAATCTAATTCTTATTTAGGAAGTGGAACTGCTTTAGCTCACCAAGATTTAGAAATAAGAGGGGGTGGAAATATTATTGGAGAAGCTCAAAGTGGACATATCAAACAAATAGGTTATGGTTTGTATCTTAAGATGTTAGAAGAGGCTCTTGCTAGTTTAGGAGGGGATAAAAAACCTACTAAAGAAAATGTTGATATTAAACTTTCAATCTCTGCTTTTATTTCAGGTGATTATATTGCAGAAGACCGAGTACGCTTAGAATTGTACAGACGTCTTTCAAAAGCTACATCTAAAGATGCAGTATATTTAATTCAAGATGAAATGGAAGATAGGTTTGGAAAACTTGATCTTCCAAGTAAACAATTTATTGAATTAATTATTATTAAAATAATGGCATTGAATTTAGATATTAAAACCATTATGTCTTATGAAATGAATATTACTTTTATAGATACTAATAATATTAAAACAACTATTAAATCTAAGAGCAGAGATGATGATGATTTGATTATTACAACACTTCAATATTTAAGAAAAAAAGAAAAAACAGCTGTATAA